Genomic DNA from Amycolatopsis alba DSM 44262:
TCGGGCCCGCAGTGACCTGACGACTTCGACGAGGTGCTCGTTACCGGCCAGGCCGAGCAGCGCGAGGTGGAACTCCATGTCGACGGTGACGTGCCCGATGAGGTCGTTCGCGGCAGCCGCCCGCTCCACGGCACCCGCGAGTTCGCGAAGACGCCTCAACGCGTCCTCGTCGACACCGGACTCGGCGATCCGGCGCACGGTGGGCACCTCGATCAGGGCGCGCAGTTCGGTGAAGTTGTCGAGTTCGTGCTCGGTGGGTTCGGTGACGCGGAAGCCCTTGTTCCGCACTGTCTCCATCAGACCTTCCTTGACCAGATCGAGCATCGCCTCGCGCACCGGCGTCGCGGACACGCCGAACCGCTCCGCCAGCGTGGGCGCGGAGTAGACGACGCCGGGACGCATCCCGCCTGAGATCACGGCACCGCGCAGGGTCTCGATGACCTCGTCCCGCAGGTTGCGGCGGCCGCTGACCTTGGGAAGTCCTTTGAACTCGTCTTCAGTCATCGAAATCCCTCCACCACGGCTGTACAATGTCACATACTACTCGGCGGGAGGTCGGCATGACGAGCGATGAGTACCTCGCGGTGGACTACCACTGCGGCGGCGAACCGTTCAGGATCGTCACCGAACTGGCGGAACCGGACGCCCCGACGGTCGCGGAGAAGCGTGTCGCGGCCATGGCCGACCCCGAGCTCGACGGACTCCGCCGGCTGCTCTGTTCCGAACCGCGCGGGCACGCGGGCATGTACGGCGGTTTCCTCGTGGCGCCGGACGACCCTGGTGCCCACTTCGGCGTTCTCTTCTGGCACAAGGACGGCTTCTCCACCGCGTGCGGGCACGGCACGATGTGTCTCGGCACCTGGGCGGTGCGGACCGGTCTGGTGCCCGCCGATCCCAGCGGCGTCACCGACGTGGTGATCGATGTTCCCTCCGGAAGAGTGACCGCACGCGTCGCCACGGTCGATTCCAAGGTCACCTCGGTCGATTTCGTCAACGTCGCGAGCTATCTCCTGGATGACGACCTCGTCGTGGAGACGTCGCGCGGCACGGCCCGCTGCGTGATCGCGTTCGGCGGGGCGATGTACGCCCACGTGTCCGCCGCCGACTTCGATCTCGCCGTCGACAAGGCCTCGCTCCCCGAACTGATCGATCTGGGCCGAGGGATCAAGAATCAGCTCGACGCGGGCGCGTACGCCGAGCACCCGCACGATCCGAGACTCAGCGGGATCTACGGCGTGATCTTCTTCGACGAACTCGGCGTCGAGGAAAACGGTGACCTCCACCAGCGCAACGTGACCGTTTTCGCCGATGGCCAGGTGGACAGATCACCCTGCGGTTCGGGAACCGCGTCCCGCGTCGCGGCTTTGCACGCGTCCGGACGGCTGGCGGCCCATCACACCCTCGTCCATTCGTCGATCGTCGGCTCAACCTGGCGCGCCCGTGTCGCGAGCACGACCGAGGTCGAGGGACATGACGCGGTGATCGCGGTCGTGTCGGGGCGAGCGTTCCACACCGGCGACCACCGGTTCGTCGTCGATCCCGACGACGACCTGGTACCGGGTTTCCTACTGTGCTGACAAGAAATCAGGAGGACTTCATGGACGTCGTCACCGTCGGCCCGGAGGAGATCCGTTCCGCCGTCTCCATGCCCGCCGCGATCGACGCGGTGCGAGAGGGGTTTCTCGCGCTGCGACGCGGAGAGTTCGAAATGCCG
This window encodes:
- a CDS encoding GntR family transcriptional regulator; this translates as MTEDEFKGLPKVSGRRNLRDEVIETLRGAVISGGMRPGVVYSAPTLAERFGVSATPVREAMLDLVKEGLMETVRNKGFRVTEPTEHELDNFTELRALIEVPTVRRIAESGVDEDALRRLRELAGAVERAAAANDLIGHVTVDMEFHLALLGLAGNEHLVEVVRSLRARSRIYGLKVLADRGHLIPSSREHSELVDLIEAQDADGVEDLMRRHIGHVRGIWAAG
- a CDS encoding proline racemase family protein is translated as MTSDEYLAVDYHCGGEPFRIVTELAEPDAPTVAEKRVAAMADPELDGLRRLLCSEPRGHAGMYGGFLVAPDDPGAHFGVLFWHKDGFSTACGHGTMCLGTWAVRTGLVPADPSGVTDVVIDVPSGRVTARVATVDSKVTSVDFVNVASYLLDDDLVVETSRGTARCVIAFGGAMYAHVSAADFDLAVDKASLPELIDLGRGIKNQLDAGAYAEHPHDPRLSGIYGVIFFDELGVEENGDLHQRNVTVFADGQVDRSPCGSGTASRVAALHASGRLAAHHTLVHSSIVGSTWRARVASTTEVEGHDAVIAVVSGRAFHTGDHRFVVDPDDDLVPGFLLC